One window of the Pristiophorus japonicus isolate sPriJap1 chromosome 23, sPriJap1.hap1, whole genome shotgun sequence genome contains the following:
- the LOC139235719 gene encoding gap junction alpha-5 protein-like, with translation MGDWSFLSRVLEQVHEHSTAVGKVWLTVLFIFRMLVLGTAAESAWGDEQSGFTCNTRQPGCETMCYDQAFPISHVRYWVLQIVFVSAPSLVYVAHALHAGRAREERAAVGRDGTGKGGEGEAGRAVPGDAPRTGRIRGALLRTYVGSIVARCALEVGFLAGQYALYGLFLRTMYKCGRWPCPNPTDCFVSRPTEKNVFIAFMLAVAGVSLVLGLAELYHLGCRSLRPVATPEPRQAPLLLRRRRPPAAPPAGEAAGFSERTASEQNRANCTAERSKATGGEGKGGANSPAVQESPRAHRDRVTRAGREKSLDISV, from the coding sequence ATGGGCGACTGGTCCTTCCTGTCCCGGGTCCTGGAGCAGGTGCATGAGCACTCGACGGCGGTGGGCAAGGTGTGGCTCACCGTGCTCTTCATCTTCCGCATGCTGGTGCTGGGGACGGCAGCCGAGTCAGCCTGGGGCGACGAGCAGTCAGGCTTCACCTGCAACACCCGGCAGCCGGGCTGCGAGACCATGTGCTACGACCAGGCCTTCCCCATCTCGCACGTGCGCTACTGGGTGCTGCAGATCGTCTTCGTGTCCGCGCCCTCGCTGGTGTACGTGGCACACGCGCTGCATGCCGGGCGGGCGCGGGAGGAGCGGGCCGCGGTGGGCCGAGACGGCACggggaaggggggcgagggagaggccgGACGGGCAGTGCCGGGGGACGCGCCGAGGACGGGGAGGATCCGCGGAGCATTGCTGCGCACGTACGTGGGCAGCATCGTGGCCCGCTGTGCCCTGGAGGTGGGCTTCCTGGCCGGCCAGTACGCCCTCTACGGCCTCTTCCTGCGCACCATGTACAAGTGCGGCCGCTGGCCTTGCCCCAACCCCACCGACTGCTTCGTCTCGCGGCCCACCGAGAAGAACGTCTTCATCGCCTTCATGCTGGCCGTGGCTGGGGTCTCCCTGGTGCTGGGCCTGGCCGAGCTCTACCACCTGGGCTGCCGCAGCCTGAGGCCGGTGGCGACGCCGGAGCCCCGGCAAGCCCCCCTCCTCCTCCGCCGCCGCCGGCCTCCCGCGGCCCCCCCCGCCGGCGAGGCGGCCGGCTTCTCCGAGCGCACCGCCAGCGAGCAGAACCGAGCCAACTGCACGGCGGAGCGCAGCAAGGCCACCGGCGGGGAGGGCAAGGGGGGGGCCAACTCACCGGCCGTCCAGGAATCGCCACGGGCTCACCGCGACCGGGTCACCAGGGCCGGACGGGAGAAATCCctcgatatcagtgtgtga